TGAGGCAGAGTTAAAGAGGGGTTAAGAGGGCATAACAGGCTAATAAGCCGGGGCTAGAAATAtgtaaatttgtaatttaaatggTTTTCTACGTTAAATCATAAACGCATCTAATTGAGACGACGAGAAAGTTTGTAAGAATAACCatatataattctttttaattcagTGTTTCACTCCTTGGTTCGTAAAATTCCTCCAGCACTAGGTACTTTTGTAGCATCCGCTATCATGTCACATGTGTATTGGATTTTAGGCGTGTACGGCAAGCATTAGTGTGCATCAGTGAATCAGTATCCGTGAGGGAAATGTGTATTTCGAGATAAATGTGAAGTGCTCGAAGTGCTGTAGAATACATCGGGACTAATAGTGCCGGAGTGTTAAATGTTGTTTATACTCTCTTTTTCATATACTCTCGAAATATCTCAAGCCATTCATTCGCTGCTTTTTAAGATTATGAGCTACGATTTTAACCTTTAATGACAGACTAGTTGTAGGTAATTGTTTTCACGTCGGGGAAGTTTATACGCTTTCCTTTTACGAACCCTAATTCCGCGCAGCGACTTTCAACAAATATGATAAATAACAGATAGCACTTGATTTTCTCAGAAAGAATAAAACGGTGTTAAATAGTTGATCTTCCTATCCTGAACATTTGGTTACATACTTGTAGGTTAAGGGCGGAGCAAGCTCGCATATGATTCATGAGAAAGATTATATTCAATGTACATATCTAGCGTAAAGGAAAAGTTTCAAGggcattaattaatatttcgatcGCACGCAAAGTATCCGAGTATCCGTGTATTTGACCAATTCTGTTCGTCTTATTTCTTCTCAAAGTGCCATATTGACATATTGCATGCACCATTATCGAAAACTTTTACTCGAATTGTCGCCCATTTACTCACGTCTAGACgccaaaattgtatatatttcaTACAGTTGTTTTAGGTAATACAGTAAACACCAACATGCAGACAATAAAATGTGTCGTCGTAGGGGATGGAGCTGTGGGTAAAACGTGTCTCTTGATTTCGTATACTACAAACAAATTTCCATCCGAATATGTACCTACGGTTTTCGACAATTACGCAGTAACGGTAATGATAGGTGGAGATCCATACACATTAGGATTATTCGATACCGCTGGTAAGACTTAATTTGGATTTGTattaatattgaattttttgCTGGGCAAGAGAGAAGCTAACGTCACGGCGTATTATAGGTCAGGAAGATTATGACAGATTGAGACCTTTGAGCTATCCACAAACGGATGTGTTTCTGGTTTGTTTTTCTGTGGTGTCGCCATCTTCCTTTGAGAATGTCAAAGAAAAggttaattacttaaaaccgtaGACAATGTAGTTTAATACGCAGAAAAGTAGGAACGGGATTCGATACGAACTTTATTCCAGTGGGTGCCAGAAATAACACATCATTGCCAGAGGACTCCGTTTCTCCTCGTGGGCACTCAAATCGATTTGAGAGATGATGTCGCTACGATCGAGAAACTGGCAAAGAATAAGCAGAAGCCGATATCAGCGGAACAAGGAGAGAAGCTGGCAAAGGAGCTGAAAGCGGTGAAATACGTGGAATGTAGCGCTCTAACACAGGTAACGCGTCGCGAGTTAAATTCTTGTATTCGTATCGGTAGAATTTGTCGCTAACGACGCGGGGCATTTAACATTGCAGAAAGGCTTGAAAAATGTGTTCGACGAAGCTATCTTAGCTGCGCTAGAACCACCGGAACCAGTGAAGAGAAGGAAGTGTACGCTGTTGTAAAAAGAGCGAGCAGTTATACCTACATGTCCGAAAGGGAAGGAAAGTTACGCGTAACAATAGCGTGCGGCGAGTTCAACACGTAGTATAAAGCACTGTTAGAAAATTCGAAACTGTGCTTACATGGTTCCTttttgaaaaaagaaatgtttattatCGTCGAAGAAACGTTAAAAGCCGCTAGTACGAGCGCGACAATTTCGATCGATTTATTTCTGTATTATCATGTTGTAACCGTGACCACATTCCACTGAACGTAAAATTCTGGCTTGAAATTCTCATCAAATTCGCGAGATCTTCTGCGATACGGTGCGAATGTATTTCTCGAAGCGTACTGCACAAAAGTTACCTAATCTTTCTAAAATTTCCGTTGAAACTGAAGATACACGagtttaaaagtgttattacttttataaatcTTATCCGAGAGATCTGCATCATCCGAAATGCCTTTGATATTTCCGTTAGAATAATTGGTGCTACCGATTGATACTAGTTTCCGTGCTTCGTACAATTTATCGATGAAACGAGTCGCGATATAAGGAGGTATTCGTCGTATCTATAAAGTAATCAAAGCTTGTCAGGGAAAGGAAATCAAAATATTCGTTTTCAACATACTGGGTGAAATTACTTCTTTTCTAGGGAGATGATTATTAGAGATCTTTGGATTAACGTTAAACGTATAGGCGTACAATTATATAATAGACACATTGTTTAGATACTTATATTTCTGATTGCATATAACGAAAGAGTTGAAAATATATTACTGACGTCTCTTTTCATCGGACAAAGTTACAAATATTTCTGGATGGCAACTATGTCACGCAGAAAGTTTCCATAGAACCGCATTGATTTCCAACACTTTCCACATCTGGTTTTGTACATATCAACGTTTGCCGCGGGCTATACACATACACAGACACACCGACACGATGAATCGAAGCGATAGAGGGAGCAGGTGAGGATAACATgcatttataatttgtaagatTTCCTTAATTAACGGATTCGTTAGCGGTATAGGCCGCGTTATGCGCGACAGGGAGGATCTTTTAAGGCTAATACGCGTGATGGTTAAAGGAGCGGAAACGACAGTTACAGACGGTTGCAACGAGCGACGAGCTTGTTTTCCAGTACTCGGATGATTACGCATTATTTATTGAACGACCATCGTATAATTTGGTAAACGAAAATTGAATGCCTAATGTATTTTCACGAATTTATTTTAACGTTACGAGAACTGGATACGGGCAACGTTTCTCGCGCGATCCAGCGATTGCTTGGATTCGGCGCCGCGGCGTAGGGTAGAGGGAAGCGAGCAAGGTACCGCGCGGAGAAATCAACGATCGACTTGTACACCTTGTATCCAGTTAAAAGAGGTGGCATTTATTAGCATTGTACGTGTCACGATATGTAGACACAATCGTGTAACGAAATATtcacataaatatatttatactatGCATAACGGATTTTCATCTGGTTATTTCGCCCGTTTGCTTTCGAGTTTCCAAGTCTAATCTGAATTCTGCTGCCCATTGCTTGTTGCATTTAGGAAGCAATGGAATGTCTAGAGTACAATGCACATTGTACAATCCCCGTTGGAACCGGCACGTGCGAACGGAAATGCAGGCTGCTGGGAGACAGAAACAGGAGGCAGTCATTCGACGATCCAGTGGAGGAGGTATCAGGAGGAATCGTCGACGTATGGTAGTTTGCCCACTGTGGTTCGTCCGTTCAGCGTTCCTCTCTCCTTTCTGTTGCTGACGTTGCTGTTGCCCGTTTCTTACCTTGTCCTTTTTCTTCAGCGTGTGCTCGGTGTGCTCCCCACCCTCCTGATGCGCGCTCTCTATCTGGCACACACAACTGCTACCACCCCCCTCTGTTCGGCGACCGTTTGGTATCCAGTGATCGCACCGGCGTAGTATAACGTAGCGCGTTGCGCCTTGTGGTTACTTCAATTAGGCGGATTCGTGGTTACGTATCGGCGTACTGGAGCGACTTAACCACGCCGACACAGAAGGTTCGCCAGTCACGGACTCATCACGGACGTGCCTCTGGACTCCCTTGACATTATCGCTAATCATCTCGAATCGATTCTTGCATCCACGGGAAAGAGAGCTCAGGTATGCGCCAGACGTGCGCTTTCATCTCGATTCGAAAGCGGGTACAAGGGATACCGACCCCGACCAATTACCCGTACCAATTAACTTAAGAAACAAGAATGCGCGGACCACCGAGCGTACTCTTAGGGTGGCTCGGGTTTAGAGGGACCCGAAGTTACGAATTACTGCAAGAGATCAGTTGCGAATAATATGCCGTCGGGGCTGCCCGGCGAGCGAGGCGTTTCGTCCGTCGATCGGGTGCAACGAACGGAGGTGGATGGTTGCTCGCGTACGTGTAATAACGAAGCGCGTGGAAGAAGACGAGCACGTAGAAAGAAGCCCGTAGACGAGCCGGACACGTATTATAAAACAAGTTGACCACCTGGTGGCAACCTCGCGGGGGGCCTCGAGCCGCACGTTGACACAACTCATTTTTACGCGGTGTCCCACGCACGATGGGCGGCCGCTCTCGTCCACGCTAACACCGAGCACCGTCTCTTCTCTGTGTTTATGCTGTCCTATGCTGCCTTATGCTGCTTTACGCTCGGCTTCGGTACCACCCCTCGGCTGACTAATGGCGCGAGATCCGTGTCGCAGCCTCATCGAGGGGCTGCTCCTCTGCCACCAGCATCAACACCGGCCGGGCGGCCGAGATACCATCGGCTCTTCCAGATTCTATTGCGAGATCTTTTTCAGACCTCCTACTCGCCGTTTCGACGAAATTTCTTGAGCGCAACCATCCATCTCGTTCGGGCAAACAGGGAGCGACGGTAAAGCGTGTTTGCGTTCGTTGTAATTACTCGTCCACGCGCGAATACTCAGTTGCCTGGAAAACTGTCGAGCCGCGAAACCATACCGATGCTCGCGGTCTGCGGAACCGCCGTTCTTCcctttaacccttagtatcgcagtgtaacacccgtgttacacgaattgaaaaattcgtgCGCGACATTTGGGGCTTTTTCATCAACTGAaaaagcgttactttactattaccacGTGTAACAAGTGTCCACAGGGCAGAAATACattcgtagaaattctactgtgatacaCTGTCTCGTATCGTTGATTACACCTCTTAATTTCGCCAGGACCACTGCAAGTACCAAGTAAATGCTAATTTgttctctcaattatttcgaaTTCTCTTTCTGATTAAATTTGACGTCGAACATTATAATGTACGTAACACTAGTGTAAGATTCTGCAGAAACGAGCATTGGCTTAACATTGTAATACATAGGTACCTTTATGCACGGTTTAACAGTGGTGTTATAtccacattttttcatttatataaagcAGTGTTACGCTAGGAATTGTTTGCTTATTTTTACGACCAAGTGTGGGCAAAAATGCgacgataagaatttttctgggtgAAGTAAGAAaatcatgatactaagggttaaaacTCCAGGCTCGTcgctcttaacccttaactggtatcctggggtcgctcgtgaccccgaGCACCCagagttcgatgtacaattttcggttgtcaaagttggtaaactgaattcctaattaattttataataatagtttaactttctacgcttctattattttctacattacctaagatgaaaatattcatagtgcttgctctagcgtcgactttacaaatttctgtgtccttttttatttggagtctgccacgaccccattataccagtcacgtttgccaaaaacagtacaccagttaagggttaacaa
This region of Andrena cerasifolii isolate SP2316 chromosome 4, iyAndCera1_principal, whole genome shotgun sequence genomic DNA includes:
- the LOC143367893 gene encoding cdc42 homolog; its protein translation is MQTIKCVVVGDGAVGKTCLLISYTTNKFPSEYVPTVFDNYAVTVMIGGDPYTLGLFDTAGQEDYDRLRPLSYPQTDVFLVCFSVVSPSSFENVKEKWVPEITHHCQRTPFLLVGTQIDLRDDVATIEKLAKNKQKPISAEQGEKLAKELKAVKYVECSALTQKGLKNVFDEAILAALEPPEPVKRRKCTLL